The Georgenia faecalis genome includes a window with the following:
- a CDS encoding carbohydrate ABC transporter permease — protein sequence MATLARPARDASATVPMRPELRRRQRRNLRAALLFILPWIIGASIFTVWPILYSGYLSLTDYDVINAPEFIGLDNYRRLLSDEKIALSLFNTAYYTVLLVPAQILFSLALAMLLNEAGRSSSFFRTAFYLPNMTPPVAVGILLLLLFNGQQGLINMALGWVGIDGPNWTTDGPWIKPGLILMGLWSVGSTVIILLAALRNVPAELYDSAKVDGANWWQRTMKVTVPMISGTIFFLVIVNTIAGLQTFTEAYTAFFGAGTYSNEAALFYAIYLFQQAFEFLNMGYASAMAWLLFVIIMIITGIQFLVSKRLVFYEGDDK from the coding sequence AGGCGGCGTCAGCGGCGCAACCTTCGGGCGGCCCTGCTGTTCATCCTCCCGTGGATCATCGGGGCCTCGATCTTCACCGTCTGGCCCATCCTCTACAGCGGGTACCTCTCGCTCACCGATTACGACGTCATCAACGCCCCCGAGTTCATCGGGCTCGACAACTACCGCCGGCTCCTGTCCGACGAGAAGATCGCGCTGTCGCTGTTCAACACCGCGTACTACACGGTGCTCCTCGTGCCGGCGCAGATCCTCTTCTCGCTCGCCCTGGCCATGCTCCTCAACGAGGCGGGCCGCTCCTCGAGCTTCTTCCGCACGGCGTTCTACCTGCCCAACATGACGCCGCCGGTGGCCGTCGGCATCCTGCTCCTCCTGCTCTTCAACGGCCAGCAGGGCCTCATCAACATGGCGCTCGGGTGGGTGGGCATCGATGGGCCCAACTGGACGACCGACGGGCCGTGGATCAAGCCCGGGCTCATCCTCATGGGCCTGTGGTCGGTGGGCTCGACGGTGATCATCCTGCTCGCCGCCCTGCGCAACGTGCCCGCGGAGCTCTACGACTCCGCCAAGGTCGACGGCGCGAACTGGTGGCAGCGGACGATGAAGGTGACCGTCCCGATGATCAGCGGGACGATCTTCTTCCTCGTCATCGTCAACACCATCGCCGGCCTGCAGACCTTCACCGAGGCCTACACGGCATTCTTCGGGGCGGGCACCTACAGCAACGAGGCGGCGCTGTTCTACGCCATCTACCTCTTCCAGCAGGCGTTCGAGTTCCTCAACATGGGCTACGCCTCGGCGATGGCCTGGCTGCTGTTCGTCATCATCATGATCATCACGGGGATCCAGTTCCTCGTGAGCAAGCGGCTCGTCTTCTACGAGGGGGACGACAAATGA